The sequence TGCCACTTAGTTAAAGCTGAGTGCTTTCCAGATGCCCGCCCTCTTTTTGGAAGGACTCTCTGGGAACATGAGAAACTCATTAGCATGAAGGAAAAGCCAAGTCACTCTGAACTGAAAGTCATTGGATGTGCCCGCCTTTAATGCACGCTGACCACTTGAGAGCCAGGCTCACAATTGTACTTGAGCTGCCTGAATCAACTCTACCCAGAGAAGAAAGCATCTCCTTGAGAACCTCCCCTCTGGAACCCCTTTCCAGCCACCAACCCCCATCAGAGCTAACTCCTCAACAGTGCTAGAAACCAGTCCCTTCTCTCCATTTCTACTGCCAGCATCTGCCACAGGGTGGggtataaatatttgtttaaaaagaacTGAACCTTCAAAGTCATAGCCTACATCTGGAAGGGCTAATACTTTGCAGTTACTAAGGTAGAATAGGCACTAAAATCTGACAGGAATAACTTGGCATTGCCCTACAGATGTCATTCTGCCCACGGGTTCAAGCCCTTCTGAAGACTTATGATCCTGTGTCTGAGAGATCTGACCAACCATGTAGTGCATGCTAAGTCTCTTCCTTTCCAACGGCCTCAATAGGACATCTGTGGAAAGTAAGCAAAGCAGAAAACAGGCAGGCTGCCATTGCTGTGGCAGAGGCTCATCTCCAGCCTCTCTTAACAGGGTTACTCTGGACCTTTCCAATCCTTATAACAACCTGTACCAATCACCATGCTCTTGGCACAAAAGGCACCCAGCCTTAGTGTGCCCTGTCTCCTTAGGCAGCTATGGAGGAATACCACAGCCTACTCACCACCTCATCCCCAAAGTCTCCATTAAAGTGTAGGGAGCTGGTCAGGTACTGGCTCTCCAGGCGACTCTTCAGCTCCTGGACTTGTTTCTTCAAAGTTTCTACTTCCTGCTGGTGGCCTGACTCAATCTGACGCAGGCGCTGTTGGATTGTGTCTGTGTACACTGACATGCCATCATCATCCAGGTGGCTGCGGGAAGGCTGGTCGGGGCTACTGGTTGCAGATGGCCTCCCTGAGTGGCTATGGAGCCACTTGTGGTGCAAGTTCCTTGAGTGTAAGTGGGCAGAGCTGCAGCTCATAGCAGAGAGCTGACGGCTCAGTGAGTCCTTGCTCCTACCAGCCTCCCCATTGGCGAAATGCCCATTGGGTGTGGCGTACATCTGGAGGGTGCTAAGACCTGGGGGCTGCTCTGAGGCCCTGTTTTCAGTCTCTGGGGCACCGTTGCACACAAGCCCCTCTTTACATTCAGCTAAAGGCAAGGCACAAGGGGAACGTGTCAGGCTGAGAGTGCTGCCAGGGGAAGTCCTATGCACCACAGACCCCACTTGGGGCCTCTCAACCAGGCTTGTCTCTGAAGGGCTGGGTTCCATGGTCTGGGGAAGCCTGTCCTTGCCACTATTAACAAGGCAAGGTCTATGATGGACTTGGGGCCCACTTCCTGATTCCACCTTATCTTCCACTAACATGTCTGTAGAACTGTCCACATTTGGTCCTCTGGTCTCAAAAGGGACTTGGGAAGGTAGCAGAGAACATGATTGTGAGGTACCATAGCCAACTTTTGCATCTACTGGGATTGGAAGAACTGCTTCCTCCCTactctctgccttctcttctaTTCGAAACTGCTCCACAGGGACCTCCAGGGAATCCTCATCCCTCGGGGGGAACTGGAGAGAACTGAGGAGAACACTGAGCCCACCCTGCTGTTCAGAAATACCCTGTGAAAACAGAGGCCGGCTCATGTCCAGATGGCTCCTCAGAGCAGCATCACCCAGTTCTAGGTCTTGGTGAAGTCCAATGGCTGAGGCCTCAGgcgtcttcctcctgctctccttTTCTAAGAGAGGGTTCTCTTTATCCTCCTGCATCTCAATGCCTGCCCTGTGGGCAGGCTCCTCTACTCCACTCTCCTCTTTGGTGGCCTCCTGCAAGATGTTCTCCATCTGCCCCTCGGCTACTCCAGCTGCAACGGAAAGCTCGGCACCCCCCGGCACTCTGGTGGGCTTCCCTAGGCTGTCGGCAGAAAGGGGATCCTCTCCAGGGCCAGCCAGGCTGCTCAGCTCTAGCGAGCGCCGGTGTTCCTGCCACTTCTCGTTCAGGCTGGGGTCGCTGCAGCGCCGGCTGGCTAGAGGCACTGTGTTGTCACAGGCTGTGCTCAGATTGTCATACGATCTAGTCTTTGGTAGCCTACAGGAAAGAAATTTGGGGGAAATGAAAATCTTGGAAGCTGTCTGGAGGGAAGTAGGAGACAATAGGTTTTAACAAGCAGTTGCTTTATAACTGGGTCCGTTACAGCTACTCATGGAGCTATAGCATCTCTGGAGCGAGGCCCAGACTGCTGGAGCGGCAAAGCTCCGGAACAAGTCCTCCTCCTAGTGTGCAGATTTCCTTtcaccctcccccaaccccatgccCCATACATACAAATGAGCTAAcagcaaatgcttttttttttttttttttttttttttttgagacggactctcactctgtcacccaggctggagtgcagtggcgcaatctcagctcactacaacctcctcctcccaggttcaagcgattctgcctcagcctcccgagtagctgggattataggtacctgccaccacggccagctaatttttgttgtattttcagtagagatgggagtttcaccattttggccaggctggtcttgaactccttatcccaggtgatttgcccactttggcctcccaaagtgctgggattacaggcgtgagccactgtgcccagcctgcaaaTGCTATTTCCAAAACACATTCTTCATGATGCTGCTGTGTTTCTCAGTGGGTGGCAAAGTAGCACTGGTGTTTCTTGatattacagtattttaaattaatgcGTTATCTATCAGTCTGTATTTAATAAAGCTAACTCTCAAGTGACagagccaaatttttttttttttctttttttttttttttttctttttcctgagacaggtcttgccctgtcatccaggctggagtgcaatggatcttggatcattgcaacctccacctcccaggctcaagcgatcctcctgcctcaacctcccaagtagctgggactacagatatgtgccaccacgcttggttagtttttgcattttgggtagaaacggggtttcaccatgttgcctaggctggtctggaactcctgggctcaagtgatcctcccgccttggcctcccaaagtgctgggattacaggcatgagccaccaagcctggccccaAAGCAAAATTTTCTGTCATCTGACAGCATCTGCCTTTTACGCCTCAGAAGACAAATCATGGCAAATAGGCAGGGGCACAGAGCACTGGGGAAAACACAAACCAGGGGGTCACAGAAAACCTGGAGGATTTGCTCTATCACTGAGGAGCTGCTCAGTGCATGCAAAACAACATGAAGCAACAGGGCCCAACTCACTCCCAGAAACAAGGCTCTTACAGCCTTGTAACCCAGAAATCCCTATAACTTCCCTGAAAAAACTGCAGAGATCTAAGAAAGATATTGTGGAGGCAGATAACATTATGATCTCTAACCATCCCTGGACATGTCCCAACACAGGAATACACCACACAGGCTGTCAGGCCCGTGGCATCACCCTGGGCTCACCGGCTCAGGGGTGGATCATCAGGGCTGGTGCCTGGGGCTGGGTATGGTGCACAGCTGTCATCCACAGGGGTGGTTGGGGATGGGCAGGGCAGGTACACTGCACTCCACAGCATCAGGTTACGCACATGGCACACAGGGTACAGCACCTGAGGAGGGGGGAGGACACAGGTTTAAATAGGTCCCAATAAGTCTTCTAGGATGTCTGGAAATGAGGATCAAGAGCAAGCACCCAGCTGGAATACCAAACAGGGCTGACCGGATCTCCACAAAGCAGCAGCACCAATGGATACAGGTCTATCCCAAGAGGACCAATACAGGACTAGACATTTTACATGGCCAATATTTTTCACCTAAGAGCCTCTTGAGAGcatgaaaatctaaaatatttttttagatcCCTTTCTCATTATAGCTATTTCTTGGGTCACCTTCAATGTCTGACTTTCATCAGCTTGATTTGTTGCTTTTACTGCCTAAGAAAGTGAGTCATTCTATTAGATGCTGATTGTCCATCCCGCTGGCACAAAAGCTTGGCTTCAAGAAACACTGTCAAACCCATTTTATAGGATAATTTAAATTAATCATGTGAAAAGGAAATTTTTCTGCTGTATTGTTACTTCCTCAGAAGGCACACTGAAGGGGAGAAACAAGCAGTCAGCTTAAATCTTTTCTGTGATTACTTAAATGTAATAAGAACCATATAAATAATCCAGGAAATCAATATAAACTCTGATTAGCCTCCTTTTGACTTCTTTAGGGTTTAAGATACATTCTGACAAAGACAATATTACTATGAAACTGACACATATGTCTATGTGCCTCCTTTTCTCTGCTTAACAGAAGGTATTCATTTCTTCGGGGAACAAAGTCTTAAAGGGCCTGCCAGCTCTTCATGTGAGCAGAgaatcacacagacacacacacacacaccaatgtCAAACACAGTTTACTGTTCTGAGAGAAGCTATGGTGGGTATCATTGTTTATTGACACTGGGAGGGTGCTGGGGGCCTGGTGGCAGCTCCTTCTGAGCTATCAGTGCATCAGGAAGCAACTTAAGTGCCTCTCCCGTAAGACAGAACATGCTAGAAATAAGCTCTGGAGGCAGTGCCAAAAAAGATTCATGTCTAGGGTGGCAAAGTAGAGATCTGTGTTAAACCAAACCACCTTCAGCAAGTAGTCATCAGAAACAGGTCAGAGCACCATCAGAAGCAGGACTTCCTCAGGACAGAATCATAGGGGAAAAATGGAATCAGTCCATCCACAGATAGAGATGCCCTCACAAAAACAGTCACTACTCAAAAAGGCTCTCATATGTAACCAACCCCAAATTCCTTCTGCTGATCACAGTGGAAAGGCTGAAGGATACATACGGCTTCTGACTGAGAGGAATACAGTAGGTTTTTGAAAGCCTTGTTGCCAGCCCGAAGAAGTGACCACACGGAACATGTCCGTTCCTGAGTAtgcttctcccctctctccttgGCATTGTTGCACAGGAATGTTCCAAAGAGGCAGGAATAGGTATGCTGTACCAGTTTCACCTATGGGATTCCAATAAAGCATAAATTAAGCAATCAGGCATGCATACTCTGAGAAATCAGCTCAGCCGAGCCACCTTATCCTGACATCCCTAAGAACACTTCAATTTACTCTGTTAGGGCGGGGAACCCAGTGAGCCATGCAgtagcctcctcctcctcctcacaccACCAATTCCAGGACCCAACCACCTGAGTCAGACAGGTTGTTGGTACTCCCATTCCTCTTAGCTTCCCTGATAAATAGTCTGAGATTCTGAATTAACAGCCACCCTCACAAGCGCCAGAGCATATGAACAGGGTACAGGAGCACGTCCGTGTACAACTCAAGTCTGAGCTGAGAGTATACTTGTAAAACTACCTGTTCATTCGACAAATTATTGAGCATTTCACATGCCCCAAATATGACTAAGGTGCTAGACATGCAGCAATGACCAGCAAATTCTTCTGCCCTGATGGAGCTTGCTCTAGTCATAGGTGAAGAGTGACCAGTGCTATGGAGAACAAGGCAGACTGAGATGGACAGGACATGTATGAGGCAGTACAGGATGGCCTCACTGGCTGGTACCCAATGGACATGAAAGAGCAGGCATGTGGGTATCTGAGGGGAAGCACTCCAGGCAGAGGCAACCACATGTGCAATGGCTTTGAGGTAAGCACATGCTTGCAATTTCTGAGgtacagcaaggaggccagtgtgactAAACGAGATTGCACAAGAGGGAGAATGGTAGGAAATAAACCTAGAGAGGTAGCCTCTAGGAAGGCCCTGGAAGGCCACtttaaggactttggcttttactttgtGTAAAATGTAACTAGAGGTTTTTAAGCAAAGGAAAGACACAGCCTGTCTTATGTTTTAGAAGAGACTCTATGCTGGGATGACTCAACTGGGGCAGATGATGGTGGCTTCAACCAGTGTGGTACCAGTAAAGGTGgcaataaataataatgttttagatatattttgaaagcagAGCTGCAGAATCTGACTAAATGTgaaagagggagggagtgagggaagaaaggaggaagggagggagggagggaaggaaagaggaagggagggaaggaggaagggaaggagggaggaagggagggagggaggaaaggagggagaaaaggaaggaggaagggagggaaggagggaagaaagggagggaagaaagaagggaggcagggagggaggcagggagggaggcagggagggaggagactTGACGATGACAAAGAATTTTGCCCCAAACAAAAGGAGGGATGGAAATACCATATGGTGAGAGAGAAGACTTCTGGAAGATCAAGTTTGGAAGATCAAGTTTTATGGTGAGGaaacacagaaatcaagaattaaGTTTTGgacaggcatggtgactcatgcctgtaataccagcattttgggaggctggggtgggaggatattgtttgagcccaggtgtttgagacctgcctgggcaacaaagcaagatcccatctcttaggaggaaaaaaaaaaaaaaatcagtcaggcacagtggtgcgcgcctgcagtcccaactactcaggaaactaaggcaagaagatcacttgatcctgggagttcaaggctgcagtgagctgtgtttgcaccactatactccagcctgggggacagagtgagatgctgtctccaaaaagaagaaTCAAGTTTTGAATTTATTAAGTCTGAAATAACATTAAGACAACCAAGTAGAGATACCTAGTAGTCACAGATAGGTATGTGACTCCGAAATGACGAGGTCTAAGCTGAAGGTGTATAAATGTGGGACTCATCAGCACACCATCTGTAGATGGCAATTAAAGCCACGAGAATGGATGAAATACTTAGAAGTGTAGATGGAGAAGCAGCCTGGAGGCTGAGCAATGGGGCATTCCAACATTTAGAACTGGGGAGAGGAGGCTGGGTGTCgaagcttacgcctgtaattcttTGGGtaaccaaggtgggaggatcacttatcaggaggtttgagaccagcctgagcaacacagcgagactccatgtctatttacaaaaaatttttaaaactagccaggcatgttggcatgtgcctgtggtcccagctactggggaggctgaggcccatgggagaatcccttgatcccaggagtttgaggatgcagtgagttatgatcacactgctgcactccagtctggttgacacagtgagacactatctcaaaaaaaaaacaaacaaacaaacaaacaaacaaactggagGGATTAAGAGGAATCAGCAAAGGAGGCAGAAACAACCCAGTAAGGTAAAAGGAGAACTAAGAGCAAGGAAGTACTAGAAGTCAACTGAAGAAAGCATTTCAAGGGAGTGGTTAAACTGTGCCAAATGGTAACGATGGATCGAAGAGATGAAGACTGAGAACTTATCACTGGATTGGTGACATGAAGGTCACTGGTCATTTTAACAAGAGCAGCTTTGGTAAAGCAGTAGGGTGAATGCCTGATTGAAGTGGGTTTAAGAGAATGGAAAGAGGAATTTGAGATAGCAAGGGTAGAAAACTTGAGGAGCTCTGCTATAAAGGGGAATAAGAGCAATGGGATGATAGTTAGAGATAAATGCAGGACCAAGAATGGGTTTTGAAAAATGAGAGACACTACACATTTTAAGCTGAAACCCATTTCTGGTAGAGAGGGAAATGCACTGACGCAGAAGGCAGAGAGGAGAAATGCTGGAGCCAGCCAGTGCAGCAGATGAGAGGAGATGAGAGCTGGTATACAAATGGACAGAGGGGGCTGGAAGAGGGCAGGGACAGTGAACCCTCCAACAAAGGAGAGGGTGGAGAGAGTGTGAGACAGACATAGGGGGTCTGGTAGACAGACTGGAGGGAGCATGGTCCAGACATTCTGATTGCTTCTATTTCTAACTGCTATTTAGGGTTTCTACCAtccctttaaaaataagtttaaaaacaaCACAAGGACTTCATGCAAACCTGGTATACCTCTTTTTGAAAAATagcaaaactatttaaaaaaaaaaaaaagtaacaggaaaaaaatcatctcTATTAAATTCTGCAAGAGGCAGCACAGTTTCATGTGAGAACTGGCCCACTAACATTTGTACTGACCCTCCTGCAAATCGAGAACGTCCCCAAAATGAAGAAACTCACAAGGAATGCTTCATTGAACTCAAAAGAGCAAGGAAATTGCCTCTGAAGCTGATGAACACAGTCAAGCCACTGCAGAAACACTGGGCAACGTTCATTCAGATCATCCGAGTTCTCCCCATGACCACACCGGTCAGCAAATTTATGGCCAAAATCCAGCCACTCCATTTCCACGAGGACCTGGAAACCCTGCAGGGAAGCATCCAGGAGAGACCATTTGTGCTAGACTATCCAGACTGTGACAGTCCTAAGCCTGGTGTCACAGAAAGCAATCCCCTCTAACAGCCTCCCAGAAAGCCCACCTGGCCTTGCCCTTTGGTGGAAGGCTCCAACCCTGATGAGGCACACACTTAGGGAAATTTCCCAATTCTCTGAACTCCATTCCATGATCACTGAAATGGTACTGACTGCGTTTAAGCCCTTCTTGAATGTGTATTTTTAGCCTCTTGCGTTCACTATATAAAAGCCACACTTGTCCcctaaatttctcttttaacatTTCTGCCTCTAGTGTTACACTTACAAAGTCAAGTTTGTAAGATCCTTCTACACCCcaggtttaataaatatttgtgtatattttagggtactttatgatttttctttcatctttaacCCAACAGATGGTTATTTCAGGTAGAGCTGCTTCTCCACAGAACACTCTGTGTCAACATCTAGCATGCCAAGATCCTTTTCCAGATGCCTTATTTTCCTGAGGTAGCTAAAAACTTTTACAAGTAGACAGACTGCAAAGGAAAATGTGTCTATATTCTCAATACCTTGTTACCCATCATCTGCCCCATTTTAAGAGGTGCAAGAACTGTGGGAGGAACCACCACAATTTAGCTCATGGTATAAAGGACCAATGATCAAAACAGAAATTTCACTTTCTTTAACCTAATCACCACTCCCAAAAACTGGTATCACTCCTGAGATGTCTCCCCAGCTCATCCTGAAGTACCAACCCCTCCCATTTGGATGCGCTCACCTCTATGGTTCGGTAATAAGGGTCCAGCAAGAGCTTAGCCAATGCCACAATCTGGGGGGTGCGGTCCCAGCCATCTGAGCAGTGCACTAGCACCGGCCGCTGATCCTGATCCACAGCATGCACTACCAGAAGCGCTGATTTCAGAAGCACAGACAAGTGATGGAGCCATTTTGTGCTTTCAAGAGCTGATAGCCAACTATAAAAACAGGAGAGGATTAGAAAATGCTGATATTTATGATTTACTGCATCATGCTCAATGATTgtcaaattaaaaagtaattcccAAAGATTTCTCTCTCCAAATATAACactgccaaaacaaaaaaaatctgtgtgttCATAAAGCATTTCTCAGGGTGAGGCCCAAGCTCTACTATACAATAGAGAAGAGCCTTAGACATAGGGGCTACAATTAATAGGACCACCTTTTGTTCTAAAATCTGTATGGATGATTTCCCAGacaaaatatttgacatttttcagTCCATGGTATAAGGAAAGTAGCTCTTTCTGGAATCTTCTCCTGAATAAAATGTAGCCACTGCTGAGATGTAAAACAGAAGATACTTAATCACCAGCAACTATGCCCAAcaagttctcaaaaaaaaaaagtttaagaaaaactcataaatacaaaaatatctataAGACATAAGCTGGATGCTGTATACAAGAATGGTATACACAACACTGCCTATGACCCAGACTGTAACACCTACCACTGTTTAATTCTTTAATGTTTACTAAAACCAGACGGGCCAATCTGATAATTTATTCTCATACAAATTAGTACACCAATGGCCACACACTGTTGCTGGGCTTAACACAGACTGGATTCAGCAAGGATCTAGGAGAACTTTTTTTTGAAAGACCTttaggggctgggcgcagtggctcacacctgtaatcccagcactttgggaggctgaggtgggcggatcacttgaggtcaggagttccagaccagcctggccaacatggtgaaaccccgtctctactaaaaatacaaacattagctgggtgtagtggtgcatgcctgtaatctcagctacttaggaggctgaggcaggtgaaatcgcttgaacccgggaggcggaggttgcagtgagctgagactgggccactgcactccagcctggaggacagagcgagactccatctcattttAGGAGTATCAGATAGCAACGGCTGCCCCTTGGGAGTAATCACAAGCTAATCACACTTGCTTTTTAAACCGTGTTGACattttgtttcttgtgctttcCCTCACCCCTCCCAATCCCTAAGAAAGAGTTCTGATTTTTCCCAAATGTGATCAGATTTATAGTTAAGATCACAAGTCAAGCCTTTCAAACACTGAGtcagaggaagaaacaaacacTTCTGTCAGGGGACTCTGAGAAAGCTATAA comes from Macaca fascicularis isolate 582-1 chromosome 10, T2T-MFA8v1.1 and encodes:
- the MTMR3 gene encoding phosphatidylinositol-3,5-bisphosphate 3-phosphatase MTMR3 isoform X3 → MVINRGKVTLGALSPVRISQLTLKWQLYFLVKPPSRKSSWDKLHLDEETRHSLECIQANQIFPRKQLIREDENLQVPFLELHGESTEFVGRAEDAIIALSNYRLHIKFKESLVNVPLQLIESVECRDIFQLHLTCKDCKVIRCQFSTFEQCQEWLKRLNNAIRPPAKIEDLFSFAYHAWCMEVYASEKEQHGDLCRPGEHVTSRFKNEVERMGFDMNNAWRISNINEKYKLCGSYPQELIVPAWITDKELESVASFRSWKRIPAVVYRHQSNGAVIARCGQPEVSWWGWRNADDEHLVQSVAKACASDSRSSGSKLSTRNTSRDFPNGGDLSDVEFDSSLSNASGAESLAIQPQKLLILDARSYAAAVANRAKGGGCECPEYYPNCEVVFMGMANIHSIRRSFQSLRLLCTQMPDPGNWLSALESTKWLHHLSVLLKSALLVVHAVDQDQRPVLVHCSDGWDRTPQIVALAKLLLDPYYRTIEGFQVLVEMEWLDFGHKFADRCGHGENSDDLNERCPVFLQWLDCVHQLQRQFPCSFEFNEAFLVKLVQHTYSCLFGTFLCNNAKERGEKHTQERTCSVWSLLRAGNKAFKNLLYSSQSEAVLYPVCHVRNLMLWSAVYLPCPSPTTPVDDSCAPYPAPGTSPDDPPLSRLPKTRSYDNLSTACDNTVPLASRRCSDPSLNEKWQEHRRSLELSSLAGPGEDPLSADSLGKPTRVPGGAELSVAAGVAEGQMENILQEATKEESGVEEPAHRAGIEMQEDKENPLLEKESRRKTPEASAIGLHQDLELGDAALRSHLDMSRPLFSQGISEQQGGLSVLLSSLQFPPRDEDSLEVPVEQFRIEEKAESREEAVLPIPVDAKVGYGTSQSCSLLPSQVPFETRGPNVDSSTDMLVEDKVESGSGPQVHHRPCLVNSGKDRLPQTMEPSPSETSLVERPQVGSVVHRTSPGSTLSLTRSPCALPLAECKEGLVCNGAPETENRASEQPPGLSTLQMYATPNGHFANGEAGRSKDSLSRQLSAMSCSSAHLHSRNLHHKWLHSHSGRPSATSSPDQPSRSHLDDDGMSVYTDTIQQRLRQIESGHQQEVETLKKQVQELKSRLESQYLTSSLHFNGDFGDEVTSIPDSESNLDQNCLSRCSTEIFSEASWEQVDKQDTEMTRWLPDHLAAHCYACDSAFWLASRKHHCRDTDRVDQTWNCGNVFCSSCCNQKVPVPSQQLFEPSRVCKSCYSSLRPTSSSIDLELDKPIAATSN
- the MTMR3 gene encoding phosphatidylinositol-3,5-bisphosphate 3-phosphatase MTMR3 isoform X24, translating into MCHAYENTLEIMQLQGEHVTSRFKNEVERMGFDMNNAWRISNINEKYKLCGSYPQELIVPAWITDKELESVASFRSWKRIPAVVYRHQSNGAVIARCGQPEVSWWGWRNADDEHLVQSVAKACASDSRSSGSKLSTRNTSRDFPNGGDLSDVEFDSSLSNASGAESLAIQPQKLLILDARSYAAAVANRAKGGGCECPEYYPNCEVVFMGMANIHSIRRSFQSLRLLCTQMPDPGNWLSALESTKWLHHLSVLLKSALLVVHAVDQDQRPVLVHCSDGWDRTPQIVALAKLLLDPYYRTIEGFQVLVEMEWLDFGHKFADRCGHGENSDDLNERCPVFLQWLDCVHQLQRQFPCSFEFNEAFLVKLVQHTYSCLFGTFLCNNAKERGEKHTQERTCSVWSLLRAGNKAFKNLLYSSQSEAVLYPVCHVRNLMLWSAVYLPCPSPTTPVDDSCAPYPAPGTSPDDPPLSRLPKTRSYDNLSTACDNTVPLASRRCSDPSLNEKWQEHRRSLELSSLAGPGEDPLSADSLGKPTRVPGGAELSVAAGVAEGQMENILQEATKEESGVEEPAHRAGIEMQEDKENPLLEKESRRKTPEASAIGLHQDLELGDAALRSHLDMSRPLFSQGISEQQGGLSVLLSSLQFPPRDEDSLEVPVEQFRIEEKAESREEAVLPIPVDAKVGYGTSQSCSLLPSQVPFETRGPNVDSSTDMLVEDKVESGSGPQVHHRPCLVNSGKDRLPQTMEPSPSETSLVERPQVGSVVHRTSPGSTLSLTRSPCALPLAECKEGLVCNGAPETENRASEQPPGLSTLQMYATPNGHFANGEAGRSKDSLSRQLSAMSCSSAHLHSRNLHHKWLHSHSGRPSATSSPDQPSRSHLDDDGMSVYTDTIQQRLRQIESGHQQEVETLKKQVQELKSRLESQYLTSSLHFNGDFGDEVMTRWLPDHLAAHCYACDSAFWLASRKHHCRNCGNVFCSSCCNQKVPVPSQQLFEPSRVCKSCYSSLRPTSSSIDLELDKPIAATSN
- the MTMR3 gene encoding phosphatidylinositol-3,5-bisphosphate 3-phosphatase MTMR3 isoform X1, whose product is MSCCPMKFSLCFRGRPLTPWVKQSSCLSLPDFLVKPPSRKSSWDKLHLDEETRHSLECIQANQIFPRKQLIREDENLQVPFLELHGESTEFVGRAEDAIIALSNYRLHIKFKESLVNVPLQLIESVECRDIFQLHLTCKDCKVIRCQFSTFEQCQEWLKRLNNAIRPPAKIEDLFSFAYHAWCMEVYASEKEQHGDLCRPGEHVTSRFKNEVERMGFDMNNAWRISNINEKYKLCGSYPQELIVPAWITDKELESVASFRSWKRIPAVVYRHQSNGAVIARCGQPEVSWWGWRNADDEHLVQSVAKACASDSRSSGSKLSTRNTSRDFPNGGDLSDVEFDSSLSNASGAESLAIQPQKLLILDARSYAAAVANRAKGGGCECPEYYPNCEVVFMGMANIHSIRRSFQSLRLLCTQMPDPGNWLSALESTKWLHHLSVLLKSALLVVHAVDQDQRPVLVHCSDGWDRTPQIVALAKLLLDPYYRTIEGFQVLVEMEWLDFGHKFADRCGHGENSDDLNERCPVFLQWLDCVHQLQRQFPCSFEFNEAFLVKLVQHTYSCLFGTFLCNNAKERGEKHTQERTCSVWSLLRAGNKAFKNLLYSSQSEAVLYPVCHVRNLMLWSAVYLPCPSPTTPVDDSCAPYPAPGTSPDDPPLSRLPKTRSYDNLSTACDNTVPLASRRCSDPSLNEKWQEHRRSLELSSLAGPGEDPLSADSLGKPTRVPGGAELSVAAGVAEGQMENILQEATKEESGVEEPAHRAGIEMQEDKENPLLEKESRRKTPEASAIGLHQDLELGDAALRSHLDMSRPLFSQGISEQQGGLSVLLSSLQFPPRDEDSLEVPVEQFRIEEKAESREEAVLPIPVDAKVGYGTSQSCSLLPSQVPFETRGPNVDSSTDMLVEDKVESGSGPQVHHRPCLVNSGKDRLPQTMEPSPSETSLVERPQVGSVVHRTSPGSTLSLTRSPCALPLAECKEGLVCNGAPETENRASEQPPGLSTLQMYATPNGHFANGEAGRSKDSLSRQLSAMSCSSAHLHSRNLHHKWLHSHSGRPSATSSPDQPSRSHLDDDGMSVYTDTIQQRLRQIESGHQQEVETLKKQVQELKSRLESQYLTSSLHFNGDFGDEVTSIPDSESNLDQNCLSRCSTEIFSEASWEQVDKQDTEMTRWLPDHLAAHCYACDSAFWLASRKHHCRDTDRVDQTWNCGNVFCSSCCNQKVPVPSQQLFEPSRVCKSCYSSLRPTSSSIDLELDKPIAATSN
- the MTMR3 gene encoding phosphatidylinositol-3,5-bisphosphate 3-phosphatase MTMR3 isoform X18 produces the protein MCHAYENTLEIMQLQGEHVTSRFKNEVERMGFDMNNAWRISNINEKYKLCGSYPQELIVPAWITDKELESVASFRSWKRIPAVVYRHQSNGAVIARCGQPEVSWWGWRNADDEHLVQSVAKACASDSRSSGSKLSTRNTSRDFPNGGDLSDVEFDSSLSNASGAESLAIQPQKLLILDARSYAAAVANRAKGGGCECPEYYPNCEVVFMGMANIHSIRRSFQSLRLLCTQMPDPGNWLSALESTKWLHHLSVLLKSALLVVHAVDQDQRPVLVHCSDGWDRTPQIVALAKLLLDPYYRTIEGFQVLVEMEWLDFGHKFADRCGHGENSDDLNERCPVFLQWLDCVHQLQRQFPCSFEFNEAFLVKLVQHTYSCLFGTFLCNNAKERGEKHTQERTCSVWSLLRAGNKAFKNLLYSSQSEAVLYPVCHVRNLMLWSAVYLPCPSPTTPVDDSCAPYPAPGTSPDDPPLSRLPKTRSYDNLSTACDNTVPLASRRCSDPSLNEKWQEHRRSLELSSLAGPGEDPLSADSLGKPTRVPGGAELSVAAGVAEGQMENILQEATKEESGVEEPAHRAGIEMQEDKENPLLEKESRRKTPEASAIGLHQDLELGDAALRSHLDMSRPLFSQGISEQQGGLSVLLSSLQFPPRDEDSLEVPVEQFRIEEKAESREEAVLPIPVDAKVGYGTSQSCSLLPSQVPFETRGPNVDSSTDMLVEDKVESGSGPQVHHRPCLVNSGKDRLPQTMEPSPSETSLVERPQVGSVVHRTSPGSTLSLTRSPCALPLAECKEGLVCNGAPETENRASEQPPGLSTLQMYATPNGHFANGEAGRSKDSLSRQLSAMSCSSAHLHSRNLHHKWLHSHSGRPSATSSPDQPSRSHLDDDGMSVYTDTIQQRLRQIESGHQQEVETLKKQVQELKSRLESQYLTSSLHFNGDFGDEVTSIPDSESNLDQNCLSRCSTEIFSEASWEQVDKQDTEMTRWLPDHLAAHCYACDSAFWLASRKHHCRDTDRVDQTWNCGNVFCSSCCNQKVPVPSQQLFEPSRVCKSCYSSLRPTSSSIDLELDKPIAATSN